A window of the Candidatus Hydrogenedens sp. genome harbors these coding sequences:
- a CDS encoding sugar ABC transporter permease — protein MLFSDKKNKRPSHLIPALIMLLPSFVILIPFFIFPLFYAFQLSLWGGKRNMGNFVGLKNYIIAFQNPLFWQSLKVTIYYAMMTVPTTLILGFVIAYFLSKITRGKGFLRTLFFVPYVTSTVAVAMVWRIFYNPQAGLFNFVLDSFGFPIQRWLLEPRGLLHILSWGIIPPQYGPSLALFCISLFDIWHTFGFAVVVFLAGMSTIPKEYYESAQIDGARPLPILFHIELPLLTPTWLFLITVQLIRSLQTFSSFYALSPAGGRTMGTTENLMLHIYSQFYEYGYWGYGSAVAIFLSILIMTLTFVQWQWARRYVFYQ, from the coding sequence GTGCTATTTTCGGATAAAAAAAATAAAAGACCCTCTCATTTAATTCCCGCTCTTATTATGCTGTTACCTTCTTTTGTAATACTTATCCCCTTTTTTATCTTTCCATTATTTTATGCTTTCCAGTTAAGTCTATGGGGTGGAAAAAGAAATATGGGAAACTTTGTGGGACTAAAGAATTATATTATTGCTTTTCAAAACCCACTGTTCTGGCAAAGTTTAAAAGTAACAATTTATTATGCCATGATGACAGTTCCTACCACTTTAATATTGGGTTTTGTTATTGCCTATTTCCTCTCAAAAATCACACGCGGAAAAGGTTTTTTGAGAACCCTTTTCTTTGTCCCTTATGTAACATCGACGGTTGCCGTTGCTATGGTTTGGCGGATTTTTTATAACCCTCAAGCAGGACTTTTTAATTTTGTTCTGGATTCTTTTGGATTTCCGATACAAAGATGGCTTTTAGAACCTCGTGGATTGCTACATATACTTTCATGGGGAATAATACCTCCACAATATGGACCCAGTCTAGCTTTATTTTGCATTTCCTTATTTGACATCTGGCATACTTTTGGTTTCGCAGTAGTTGTTTTTCTTGCAGGTATGAGTACAATACCCAAGGAATATTATGAATCTGCCCAGATAGATGGAGCCCGTCCCTTACCTATACTTTTTCATATCGAATTGCCTTTATTAACACCTACATGGCTTTTCCTCATTACAGTCCAATTAATTCGCTCCTTGCAGACTTTTAGTAGTTTTTATGCACTAAGTCCTGCTGGTGGAAGAACGATGGGAACAACCGAAAATCTAATGCTCCATATTTATTCTCAATTCTATGAATACGGTTATTGGGGGTATGGCTCTGCGGTGGCTATCTTTTTAAGTATTTTGATTATGACCTTAACTTTTGTTCAATGGCAGTGGGCAAGACGATATGTTTTCTATCAATAA
- a CDS encoding tetratricopeptide repeat protein, producing the protein MKKECHLVDNYKYNNNFQTVKRPREEKLRMRTTKKFYFGFMMFVATIAVIFLMTTQGARAQTVVEDTTTVSPVTVQEAAPTDASAENTATEENAETYFRRGVGLYKKELYREALTEFNRALALDPNHKEAQVYQQKCNAQLQLSVGEKTENTPPPAFETFQPTQPGEMPEKTAEELKKERVQKLLSDAQRYMEAQKFDIAVEIYNNILLIDPKNDMAREGLHQATIKLHQESVKESERKVSEDRARIRDFIEKQKQLPEGADARGIKPYKFTVPEIEEETAPVTKVSEIEKSLDSIVSIEFEDIHISEITTFISDSYGVNIVIDNRAVEPPSKQQPQQAAGQPAQPGAMGMPPGVPGQPYGAPGGMRPPMAGPGAAPGGIGLRGGGPGGSGTPGGLQGGGLGAPLGVAGQQQGYAVSPDVYYGTKSNGIVPYISLKDVTLREALKALLRPLGLDFSVQPGFVWISKPEIIRQESFEALETRFYEMRNVGSDRLFKLVLRNPFGGVGGMGGMYGGGMYGGGMGSFGGRGCGDGMYGGGMYGGGKGGYGGGMYRGGMGGYGGGMYGGGIGGYGGGMYGGGIGGYGGGM; encoded by the coding sequence ATGAAAAAGGAATGTCATTTAGTAGATAATTATAAATATAATAACAACTTCCAAACGGTTAAAAGACCACGGGAGGAAAAATTACGAATGCGTACCACGAAAAAATTCTATTTTGGGTTTATGATGTTCGTAGCGACTATAGCAGTCATATTCCTTATGACAACACAGGGTGCTCGCGCACAAACTGTTGTGGAGGATACTACGACAGTCTCACCTGTAACTGTTCAAGAAGCAGCTCCTACGGATGCTTCTGCGGAAAATACAGCAACGGAAGAAAATGCTGAAACATACTTCCGTAGAGGTGTTGGCTTGTATAAAAAAGAATTATATCGTGAAGCCCTAACTGAATTTAATCGTGCCCTTGCATTAGACCCTAATCACAAAGAGGCACAGGTATATCAGCAAAAATGTAACGCTCAATTACAATTGTCTGTTGGAGAAAAGACAGAAAATACTCCACCACCTGCTTTTGAAACATTCCAACCGACCCAACCCGGTGAGATGCCAGAAAAAACAGCAGAAGAGTTAAAGAAAGAAAGAGTTCAAAAATTACTCTCCGATGCCCAGCGTTACATGGAAGCACAGAAATTCGATATTGCCGTAGAGATTTATAATAATATTTTACTAATTGACCCCAAAAATGATATGGCTCGTGAGGGACTTCATCAAGCAACGATTAAACTCCATCAAGAATCTGTAAAAGAGTCAGAAAGGAAAGTTTCCGAAGACCGAGCTCGAATAAGAGACTTTATTGAAAAACAAAAACAACTTCCTGAAGGTGCTGATGCCCGAGGAATAAAACCCTACAAGTTTACAGTTCCTGAGATAGAAGAAGAAACCGCACCCGTAACTAAAGTGAGTGAAATAGAAAAATCATTAGATTCTATTGTTAGTATCGAGTTTGAAGATATTCATATCAGTGAAATTACAACATTCATTTCTGACAGTTATGGTGTGAATATCGTTATTGACAATCGTGCCGTTGAACCTCCTTCAAAACAACAACCTCAACAGGCGGCAGGGCAACCTGCACAACCCGGTGCCATGGGTATGCCGCCTGGTGTTCCGGGACAACCTTATGGAGCACCCGGAGGAATGCGTCCTCCTATGGCGGGGCCTGGTGCAGCACCCGGCGGTATCGGTTTAAGAGGAGGAGGTCCAGGTGGCAGTGGCACTCCGGGTGGACTTCAAGGAGGTGGTTTAGGGGCTCCTTTGGGTGTTGCTGGACAACAACAAGGTTATGCTGTATCTCCAGATGTATATTATGGAACAAAATCCAATGGTATTGTCCCTTACATAAGTCTTAAAGATGTTACCTTACGCGAAGCACTAAAGGCTTTATTGCGTCCATTAGGTCTGGACTTCTCTGTTCAACCGGGTTTTGTCTGGATTAGTAAACCTGAAATTATCCGTCAAGAAAGTTTCGAAGCATTAGAAACACGATTCTATGAAATGAGAAATGTCGGTTCTGACCGTTTATTTAAATTAGTATTAAGAAATCCGTTTGGTGGAGTTGGTGGAATGGGTGGCATGTATGGAGGTGGAATGTATGGCGGTGGAATGGGTAGCTTTGGTGGAAGGGGTTGTGGCGATGGCATGTATGGCGGTGGCATGTATGGAGGTGGCAAAGGAGGCTATGGAGGTGGCATGTATAGAGGTGGCATGGGCGGCTATGGCGGTGGCATGTATGGAGGTGGCATAGGAGGCTATGGCGGTGGCATGTATGGAGGTGGCATAGGAGGCTATGGCGGTGGCATGT
- a CDS encoding glycosyltransferase N-terminal domain-containing protein — MWLFLYNCFWRILTPLAKIYLQFSKKYFPLKARFQPPIPDIKNPLWIHACSVGEVNQISPIIEQWVKQFPEIPLLLTVNTISGYQQAEKKYKGMPIAITWCPFDHPKSVEHFLKQIFPRILVLVETELWPNLILKTHKFHIPIAIINGRISDRFLRTYQRWKKIYQKLLSCFSFILVQTEEYANRFIELGSDADKVYVVGNIKYDAVTTEVDFRIRGRLRISLGIPSDGKVIVLGSLRDGDEKVAKKIWDELKDKYSNLWLILAPRHPDKKDIILNQLGSNNILLRSENLNGKKNQGERIIVVDTLGELIQFYSIATVAIIGGSWFPGVDGHNPLEPAGLGVVPIFGPYMRNFQEPADTLLKDNGAIQLNDYNELPSLLERLLSSSYEPINYGTRARKIVLQNRGAVSKTIHYLAKSIMK; from the coding sequence ATGTGGTTATTTCTATATAATTGTTTTTGGAGAATTCTAACCCCTTTAGCCAAAATTTATCTTCAATTTAGCAAAAAATATTTTCCCTTAAAAGCACGATTTCAACCCCCTATTCCCGATATAAAAAATCCTTTATGGATACATGCATGTAGCGTTGGAGAAGTTAACCAAATATCACCTATTATTGAGCAGTGGGTAAAACAATTTCCGGAAATACCCCTTTTATTGACAGTGAATACTATTAGCGGTTACCAGCAAGCAGAAAAAAAATATAAAGGTATGCCTATTGCTATAACATGGTGTCCTTTTGACCATCCCAAATCTGTTGAACACTTTCTGAAACAAATATTTCCCCGTATCTTAGTTCTGGTAGAGACCGAACTCTGGCCTAACTTAATATTGAAAACACATAAATTCCATATCCCGATAGCAATCATCAACGGGCGAATTAGCGATAGGTTCCTTCGCACCTATCAACGCTGGAAAAAGATTTACCAGAAACTTTTAAGTTGTTTTTCTTTTATTTTAGTCCAGACTGAAGAATATGCAAACCGATTTATCGAATTAGGTTCTGATGCGGACAAGGTATATGTTGTTGGGAATATTAAGTATGATGCCGTTACCACAGAAGTCGATTTTCGGATAAGGGGTCGTCTTCGTATTTCTTTAGGTATTCCATCCGATGGAAAGGTCATCGTTTTGGGTAGTCTTCGAGATGGAGATGAAAAAGTTGCAAAAAAAATTTGGGATGAACTTAAAGATAAATATTCAAACCTATGGCTTATTCTTGCTCCACGTCATCCCGATAAAAAAGATATTATTCTTAATCAGTTGGGTTCTAATAATATTCTATTGAGAAGTGAAAATCTAAACGGGAAGAAGAATCAGGGAGAACGAATAATTGTTGTAGATACTTTAGGTGAGTTAATTCAATTTTATTCTATTGCAACTGTGGCAATAATTGGTGGAAGTTGGTTTCCTGGTGTTGATGGACATAATCCCTTGGAACCTGCAGGATTGGGAGTTGTTCCTATTTTTGGTCCTTATATGAGAAATTTCCAAGAACCTGCGGATACGCTCCTAAAAGATAATGGAGCCATTCAATTAAATGATTACAATGAACTTCCGTCCCTATTGGAAAGATTATTATCCTCTTCTTATGAACCCATAAACTATGGAACACGCGCACGAAAAATTGTTTTACAAAATCGGGGGGCTGTTTCGAAGACTATTCATTATTTAGCAAAGAGTATCATGAAATAA
- a CDS encoding DUF962 domain-containing protein, translated as MKTLKEQVDIYASYHKNPYNRLTHYFGIPVIIFSILLFFS; from the coding sequence ATGAAAACCTTAAAAGAACAGGTAGATATATATGCCAGTTACCATAAAAACCCGTATAACAGATTAACTCATTACTTTGGGATTCCTGTAATTATATTTTCCATACTTCTTTTCTTCTCATAG
- a CDS encoding tetratricopeptide repeat protein codes for MKNGVRNIIVFFVLCLFSLSVILHFNPFSIIKKQFQKFFHAYRPIYTLRQEDYSDLLKKALFFLDDDPLVYYEQTKQTVREACVAIDKQKDTSIEALFVSSVQLIREQEFAKSFDQLYEIISKNPDWCEAYSYLGYIGFKYNIISIEKSIEYLKKAVECNPQKARYHSFLATIYRYQYINTQDTQYRQLAEENFEVALKLDPEDLNAYNNYANFLVEIGEYEKAEEYYKKAISIVPEHGKLYYNLACLEALQGDKQSALKYLKEALDKNPDFRYDAKNDPDLEIIKETPEFLEWVYNYLPTIPENNNEKKQNK; via the coding sequence ATGAAAAATGGGGTACGAAATATAATAGTCTTTTTCGTGTTGTGTCTTTTCTCGCTTTCCGTTATATTACATTTTAATCCTTTTTCCATAATAAAAAAACAGTTCCAAAAATTTTTCCATGCTTATCGCCCTATTTATACACTAAGACAGGAAGACTATTCTGATTTATTAAAAAAAGCCTTATTTTTTCTAGATGACGACCCGCTTGTATATTATGAACAAACTAAACAAACTGTTCGTGAAGCCTGTGTTGCTATTGATAAACAAAAGGATACCTCCATAGAAGCATTATTTGTTTCATCTGTTCAACTTATTCGGGAACAGGAATTTGCTAAATCTTTTGACCAGCTTTATGAAATTATTTCTAAAAATCCCGATTGGTGCGAAGCCTATTCTTATTTAGGTTATATTGGATTTAAATACAATATCATTTCTATTGAAAAGTCAATAGAATACTTAAAAAAGGCTGTAGAATGTAATCCTCAAAAAGCCCGTTACCATTCTTTCTTAGCTACTATTTATCGTTACCAATATATAAATACGCAAGATACCCAATACAGACAGTTAGCCGAAGAAAACTTTGAGGTAGCATTAAAATTAGACCCCGAAGATTTGAATGCCTATAACAATTATGCAAACTTTTTAGTAGAGATAGGGGAATATGAAAAAGCGGAAGAGTATTACAAAAAAGCTATTTCCATTGTTCCCGAACATGGGAAACTCTATTATAACCTTGCATGTCTTGAAGCATTGCAGGGAGACAAACAATCCGCATTGAAATACTTAAAAGAAGCTCTTGATAAAAATCCCGATTTTCGTTATGATGCCAAAAATGACCCTGACCTTGAAATTATCAAAGAAACACCCGAATTTTTAGAATGGGTCTATAATTATTTGCCTACAATTCCTGAAAATAATAATGAAAAGAAACAAAACAAGTGA
- the pilM gene encoding type IV pilus assembly protein PilM, whose amino-acid sequence MSVYTTRKGKKRVVIEIGTSAVRLCEFKKTKSGLQLIKYFEKPVANDYRMDEEERKDLRKKAVAELLKQAKVKTRKLMLAVPGQSVFVRVRSLPPVSERKVDQIVRYEIQQQIPFDLKQIAIDYQILDHPEGGGYEVLMVAIKTDVVDKYLSIVEGLRLSPDIVDVIPFASYSWLKYNGELHAHSECVAVIDLGASTTNIVVERDGIFRNTRTLNIGGNDITQAIADAFNIPFDEAEKIKCEKGFAPTGNPQIDGKGGEAIGRVLNRLVNEIQRSFSYFRSLPGGGQVTRVYLCGGGCALRNIVPFLQRALGIDVRIAQPLSGITIGPDAQSIAQHPERSCVVLGLALRNWETAALEINLIPPRIIEIRRRKEQAIYWALSMITLALIMASVIPVHAAQNKFVKERIEELRKYVRMYDPEVAQNPTIVSPLKQELSKAQAEIKVLENKVNALDKAVYNRRYWLDEMSLVLSARPPRTDKDGVWFSSIETVFIQQPQAGQPMPARGNIPPAGMPVQQQQAPVNITGFPGIGSHGPMVGISGRGGGGLFRRDDNPTPAPATTQQPTGAQQAPPLPRSNGFRIMGLATSDTIIKTFVDNLKKASLNLPEGVLRIKEVYFSESSVQVTPWSSLYNAQSAFQGSSTLGMGSFGSQQRLGAFSQQTGQAAAFSATGQNLFTFIVTVQFERVSAKDLAAAGGGAGS is encoded by the coding sequence ATGTCAGTATATACGACAAGAAAAGGAAAAAAGAGAGTAGTCATAGAGATAGGAACTTCTGCAGTCCGTCTTTGTGAATTTAAGAAAACAAAAAGCGGATTGCAGTTAATAAAATATTTTGAGAAACCTGTAGCTAATGATTATCGAATGGATGAAGAGGAACGGAAAGATTTACGAAAGAAAGCCGTTGCAGAACTATTAAAACAAGCAAAAGTAAAGACAAGAAAGTTAATGTTAGCTGTTCCAGGACAGTCTGTATTTGTTCGTGTTCGTTCTCTTCCCCCGGTATCCGAAAGGAAAGTAGACCAGATTGTTAGATACGAAATTCAACAACAAATTCCATTCGATTTGAAACAAATAGCCATTGATTATCAGATATTAGACCACCCCGAAGGAGGGGGATATGAAGTTTTGATGGTGGCTATTAAAACGGATGTTGTAGATAAATATTTATCTATTGTTGAAGGGTTAAGATTAAGTCCGGACATTGTTGATGTTATTCCCTTTGCTTCGTATAGTTGGCTCAAATATAACGGGGAATTACATGCTCATAGTGAATGTGTTGCTGTTATCGACTTAGGTGCTTCCACAACGAATATTGTTGTGGAACGCGATGGTATTTTCCGAAATACGAGAACATTAAATATTGGTGGAAATGATATTACTCAGGCTATTGCAGATGCCTTCAATATTCCTTTTGATGAAGCAGAAAAAATCAAATGTGAGAAGGGTTTTGCTCCTACAGGAAATCCACAAATTGATGGTAAAGGTGGAGAAGCCATTGGACGTGTATTGAACCGTCTTGTAAATGAAATTCAGCGTTCTTTTTCATACTTCCGTTCTCTTCCCGGTGGAGGACAGGTAACGCGTGTTTATTTATGCGGAGGAGGATGCGCCCTTCGGAATATAGTGCCATTCCTTCAGCGTGCCTTAGGGATAGATGTGAGAATTGCTCAACCTCTCAGTGGAATTACAATAGGTCCTGATGCTCAATCCATTGCTCAACATCCCGAGAGAAGTTGTGTTGTTTTGGGGTTGGCACTTCGCAACTGGGAAACGGCCGCATTAGAAATCAATCTTATACCGCCGCGTATCATTGAAATACGAAGAAGAAAGGAACAAGCCATTTATTGGGCATTATCTATGATTACACTGGCCCTGATAATGGCATCGGTAATTCCTGTTCATGCCGCACAGAATAAATTTGTAAAGGAAAGAATAGAAGAACTTCGCAAATATGTTCGAATGTATGACCCCGAAGTTGCCCAGAACCCGACGATTGTATCTCCACTGAAACAAGAATTAAGTAAAGCACAAGCAGAAATTAAAGTTTTAGAAAATAAAGTAAATGCACTGGATAAAGCCGTCTATAATAGGAGGTATTGGTTAGATGAAATGTCTTTGGTTTTATCTGCAAGACCTCCTCGAACCGATAAAGATGGAGTATGGTTTAGTTCTATCGAAACCGTTTTTATCCAACAACCACAGGCAGGTCAACCTATGCCTGCAAGAGGAAATATTCCACCCGCAGGTATGCCCGTGCAGCAGCAACAGGCTCCAGTAAATATTACCGGTTTTCCGGGAATAGGTTCTCATGGACCTATGGTAGGAATAAGTGGAAGAGGTGGTGGAGGCCTTTTCAGAAGAGATGATAATCCTACTCCTGCTCCAGCAACAACACAGCAACCCACAGGGGCACAACAAGCACCACCTTTACCACGCTCTAATGGGTTCCGTATAATGGGATTGGCAACCTCAGATACTATTATTAAAACTTTTGTAGATAACCTCAAGAAAGCCTCATTAAATCTACCCGAAGGCGTTTTAAGAATTAAAGAAGTTTATTTTTCTGAATCGAGTGTACAGGTAACTCCATGGAGTTCTTTGTATAATGCTCAATCTGCATTTCAAGGTAGTTCGACACTGGGAATGGGAAGTTTTGGTAGTCAGCAGCGATTAGGTGCATTTTCTCAACAAACAGGACAAGCGGCTGCGTTTTCGGCAACCGGTCAAAATTTGTTCACCTTTATAGTTACTGTGCAATTTGAGCGTGTATCTGCAAAAGATTTAGCAGCTGCTGGAGGAGGAGCAGGGTCATGA
- a CDS encoding ABC transporter substrate-binding protein: MSYPKRMEMIICYSLLWIFFSGNGCFFSSPKEFIPLNSSQVVFWDRQTAESAVFIKTKANEFNEQCPGLPVKVEKAGGYAEIFRKVSASIQARKLPALAVSYESMTSEYIPTGAVVPIDEYLYDPDIGLSKEELDDFFPAVISANRYSDFDNKLYSFPLAKSVLVLYYNKDVLNESGIPQAPETWDEFYNHLQIIKKKTGKRGYAISIDCSTVSAMIYSFGGEIIKGRQTLFDSPEVIRVFSFLQQLIKEDLAYVIIPGTFDDQIAFARGEIAYMIRSSSLRIALELIEKERPFHWGIAPLPHATNFSPVTVLFGPNITIFKTMPEQQKRAWLFVRFMTSKENTVNWAIETGYVPIRKSSAEDPKLQKFWQEKPYTKVPFDCLKFARPEPNLSGWQQVRDMVESAELEVLTLMNTPDIVCHNLKKKADAVLNLP, translated from the coding sequence ATGTCTTACCCTAAAAGAATGGAGATGATTATCTGTTATTCCCTTTTGTGGATATTCTTTTCAGGCAATGGTTGTTTTTTTTCATCTCCTAAAGAGTTTATACCACTAAATTCATCTCAGGTTGTATTCTGGGATAGGCAAACAGCAGAGAGTGCTGTATTTATTAAAACCAAAGCCAATGAATTCAACGAACAATGCCCTGGCCTCCCAGTTAAAGTGGAAAAAGCAGGTGGCTATGCCGAAATATTTCGCAAAGTATCTGCAAGCATTCAAGCCCGTAAGTTACCTGCCCTTGCAGTTTCATACGAAAGTATGACCAGTGAATATATCCCTACAGGGGCGGTAGTTCCTATTGATGAATATTTGTATGACCCTGATATAGGTTTGTCAAAAGAAGAATTAGATGATTTTTTCCCTGCTGTTATTTCTGCAAATCGTTATTCAGATTTTGATAACAAATTATATTCCTTCCCCTTAGCCAAAAGTGTTCTTGTTTTGTATTACAACAAAGATGTCTTGAACGAATCAGGAATTCCGCAAGCACCCGAAACATGGGATGAATTTTACAATCACTTACAGATAATAAAAAAGAAAACAGGGAAGAGGGGATATGCAATTTCGATAGATTGTTCCACGGTCAGTGCTATGATTTACAGTTTCGGTGGAGAAATTATAAAAGGTCGCCAGACTTTATTTGATTCTCCAGAAGTCATTCGTGTTTTTTCTTTTTTACAGCAATTAATTAAAGAAGACCTTGCTTATGTAATTATTCCTGGCACTTTTGATGACCAGATAGCCTTTGCTCGTGGAGAAATTGCGTATATGATTCGTTCCAGTTCTCTCCGTATTGCTTTAGAATTAATAGAAAAAGAAAGACCTTTTCATTGGGGAATAGCACCTTTACCTCATGCTACAAATTTTTCCCCTGTTACAGTTCTTTTTGGCCCTAACATTACAATATTCAAAACAATGCCCGAACAACAGAAAAGGGCTTGGTTATTTGTTCGTTTTATGACATCTAAAGAAAATACAGTGAACTGGGCTATTGAAACAGGATATGTCCCTATTCGCAAATCCTCTGCAGAAGACCCCAAACTACAAAAATTCTGGCAGGAAAAACCTTATACCAAAGTGCCCTTTGATTGTCTTAAATTTGCGAGACCAGAACCAAATCTCTCAGGTTGGCAGCAAGTTCGTGATATGGTGGAAAGTGCAGAATTGGAAGTGCTGACTCTAATGAATACCCCAGATATTGTCTGTCACAACCTTAAGAAAAAAGCCGATGCTGTCCTAAACCTACCTTAA
- a CDS encoding DUF962 domain-containing protein, producing the protein MPWWLNASLLFTIAVFIYYLLLDKTIAIIMAVVIAPLLILAFWVSLLSWKLNISLFLLLFIGGWILQFIGHTVFEKRRPAFTDNLIQLLIGPLFFVIEILKKLGYIEKY; encoded by the coding sequence TTGCCATGGTGGCTTAACGCTTCCTTACTTTTTACAATAGCCGTTTTTATCTACTATTTACTGCTTGACAAGACAATTGCTATTATTATGGCTGTTGTTATTGCTCCTCTGTTAATACTTGCATTTTGGGTTAGTCTGTTATCCTGGAAACTTAATATCAGCCTTTTTTTGCTTCTCTTTATCGGAGGTTGGATACTCCAATTTATCGGACATACAGTTTTTGAGAAAAGAAGGCCTGCCTTTACAGATAATTTAATCCAACTATTAATTGGACCCCTCTTCTTTGTAATTGAAATCCTTAAAAAATTAGGATATATAGAAAAATATTAA
- a CDS encoding carbohydrate ABC transporter permease, translating to MSFPFLWMFTTSFKTLEEATTTSLGIFPSHWQWENWLRVFQLAPFGKYFFNSFLVAGIITIAVCLNSILAGYVFARLKFPGKSILFAIIMATMMVPFESVLIPNFILISKLGWYNTYPGLIAPWCANAFSILLLRQAFMTLPEDYYESAQIDGCGHFSFLLYLSVPFVKPALITVALFTFLNSYNSLLWPLIITADEAKRVVQVGLTVFSGDAGIRVNLLMTASTIVALPTILIYLIAQRYFFQESIRVGLKG from the coding sequence GTGAGTTTTCCTTTCTTATGGATGTTTACCACTTCATTTAAGACATTAGAAGAAGCAACAACAACTTCATTAGGGATTTTTCCATCGCATTGGCAATGGGAAAACTGGCTTCGCGTTTTTCAATTGGCTCCTTTCGGTAAATACTTTTTTAACTCTTTTCTGGTCGCAGGTATTATTACAATCGCAGTCTGTTTAAATTCGATATTAGCGGGATATGTTTTCGCACGATTAAAATTTCCAGGAAAATCAATACTATTTGCTATTATCATGGCTACAATGATGGTGCCTTTTGAATCTGTATTAATCCCTAATTTCATTCTGATTAGTAAATTGGGTTGGTATAATACTTATCCGGGACTGATTGCTCCGTGGTGTGCTAATGCATTCTCAATACTTTTACTTCGACAGGCATTTATGACCCTTCCAGAAGATTACTACGAATCTGCTCAAATTGATGGTTGTGGACATTTTTCCTTCCTATTATATTTATCCGTTCCTTTTGTAAAACCGGCACTGATTACAGTGGCTTTATTTACATTTCTGAACAGTTATAACTCGTTACTCTGGCCCTTAATAATTACTGCGGATGAAGCAAAACGGGTGGTGCAGGTCGGTTTAACAGTATTTTCGGGTGATGCGGGAATTCGTGTAAATCTTCTCATGACAGCATCTACCATTGTTGCGTTACCAACAATCCTTATTTATTTAATCGCTCAGAGATACTTCTTTCAAGAATCTATACGCGTTGGATTGAAAGGATAA